The following coding sequences lie in one Glycine max cultivar Williams 82 chromosome 19, Glycine_max_v4.0, whole genome shotgun sequence genomic window:
- the LOC100526927 gene encoding uncharacterized protein, which translates to MGADWGPVIVAVALFILLSPGLLFQFPSKYRVVEFGNMSTSGIAILVHAIIFFCILTILVVAIGIHIHIN; encoded by the coding sequence ATGGGTGCTGATTGGGGACCAGTTATTGTTGCTGTGGCCTTATTCATCCTCTTATCTCCGGGTTTGTTGTTCCAATTTCCCTCAAAGTATAGGGTGGTTGAGTTTGGAAACATGAGCACTAGTGGGATTGCAATTTTGGTtcatgccatcattttcttctgcaTACTTACCATCTTGGTTGTAGCAATAGGCATTCACATACACATCAATTGA
- the LOC100794064 gene encoding uncharacterized protein, giving the protein MNDWAPPLIAAALFWLLSPGMIFQLPGKNAPFQFMNMKTTVASMFVHTVIYGLFLMLFFVVLSIHLYI; this is encoded by the coding sequence ATGAACGATTGGGCTCCTCCTCTCATAGCTGCGGCTTTGTTTTGGCTCTTGAGCCCGGGAATGATCTTTCAGTTGCCGGGGAAGAATGCACCCTTTCAGTTTATGAACATGAAGACCACTGTTGCATCCATGTTTGTGCACACTGTTATTTATGGTCTGTTTCTGATGTTGTTCTTCGTTGTTCTTAGTATCCATCTTTATATTTAA
- the LOC100796180 gene encoding uncharacterized protein, producing MGDWAGVVIGLVLFVVFSPGLLFQLPGKGRPVDFCNFQTSGVSVFVHSLLFFGFMAIFLIAIDVHIGSG from the coding sequence ATGGGTGATTGGGCTGGTGTGGTGATAGGTTTGGTCCTGTTTGTGGTGTTTTCACCCGGATTACTGTTCCAGCTTCCTGGCAAAGGAAGGCCTGTGGATTTTTGCAATTTCCAAACAAGTGGCGTCTCCGTCTTTGTTCATTCCCTTCTCTTCTTTGGCTTCATGGCTATCTTCCTCATTGCCATTGATGTTCACATTGGTAGTGGATAA